From Streptomonospora salina, the proteins below share one genomic window:
- a CDS encoding ABC transporter permease: protein MTSAQMRRLMWPLLVLAGLLAANVAATPGFFEISVQDGRLYGSVVDILHFGTPLLLISLGMTMVIALRGIDLSVGAVVAVSGALACEMIAAADDPGSPGTVAAAVAAALGASALLGLWNGFLVAVLRIQPIVATLILMIAGRGVAQLITGGQITTVRSEPYRLIAGGDVAAIPVTVVVAAATVLGMWLVVRRTALGLLIEAIGGNAEAGRLSGIRARGMSVAAYAFCGLCAGLAGILISANTGSADGNNAGLWIELDAILAVVIGGTMLSGGRFSIAGTVLGAVIVQTLSTTVYTMGVPPESSLVFKALVVFLVCLLQSPRFRAQLAAPIRRARPPRRAPADPGPRPSEEDDVTPADADTDDPGRQEVPR from the coding sequence GTGACGTCGGCGCAGATGCGGCGGCTCATGTGGCCGCTGCTGGTGCTCGCGGGGCTGCTGGCCGCCAACGTGGCCGCCACACCGGGGTTCTTCGAGATCAGCGTCCAGGACGGGCGGCTCTACGGCAGCGTCGTCGACATCCTGCACTTCGGCACGCCCCTGCTGCTCATCTCACTGGGCATGACCATGGTGATCGCGCTGCGCGGCATCGACCTGTCGGTGGGCGCCGTCGTGGCCGTGTCCGGGGCCCTGGCCTGCGAGATGATCGCCGCGGCCGACGACCCGGGGTCGCCGGGGACGGTGGCCGCGGCGGTCGCCGCCGCCCTGGGGGCCTCGGCCCTGCTGGGCCTGTGGAACGGGTTCCTGGTCGCGGTGCTGCGGATCCAGCCGATCGTGGCGACGCTGATCCTCATGATCGCCGGCCGCGGCGTCGCCCAGCTGATCACCGGCGGCCAGATCACCACGGTCCGCAGCGAGCCCTACCGGCTGATCGCCGGCGGCGACGTGGCTGCGATCCCGGTCACCGTGGTCGTCGCGGCCGCGACGGTGCTGGGGATGTGGCTGGTGGTGCGCCGCACCGCGCTCGGCCTGCTCATCGAGGCGATCGGCGGCAATGCCGAGGCCGGGCGCCTGTCGGGGATCCGCGCGCGGGGCATGTCCGTGGCCGCCTACGCCTTCTGCGGGCTGTGCGCGGGACTCGCCGGGATCCTCATCAGCGCCAACACCGGCAGCGCCGACGGCAACAACGCCGGACTGTGGATCGAGCTGGACGCCATCCTCGCCGTCGTCATCGGCGGGACGATGCTCAGCGGCGGGCGGTTCTCGATCGCCGGGACCGTGCTGGGCGCGGTCATCGTGCAGACCCTGTCCACGACGGTCTACACCATGGGTGTCCCGCCGGAGAGCTCCCTGGTGTTCAAGGCGCTCGTGGTGTTCCTGGTGTGCCTGCTGCAGTCGCCGCGGTTCCGCGCACAGCTCGCGGCGCCCATCCGGCGCGCCCGACCGCCGCGGCGGGCGCCGGCCGATCCCGGCCCCCGGCCGAGCGAGGAGGACGACGTGACACCCGCCGACGCCGATACCGACGATCCGGGCCGCCAGGAGGTGCCGCGATGA
- a CDS encoding sugar ABC transporter ATP-binding protein, with translation MATTAEPAVHMSGIVKEFPGVRALDGAGLRLDPGEVHALLGENGAGKSTLIKILTGVHRPDGGSISVQGAPADIAGPLDAERHGIATVYQEVNLCPNLSVAENILLGREPRGRFGISPRRMNRRAAELARGMELDLDVTRALGDYPIAVQQLVSILRAVDLDARVLVLDEPTSSLDRDEVRILFDLVERLRSRGVAILFVTHFLDQVYELCQRMTVLRNGRLVGEFTTAELSQRDLIGHMLGEQAGELERVEEHAHSGALQPDAAPLLQARGLGRSGGIAPYDLDIAPGRIVGLAGLLGSGRTEAARLLFGADRPDTGSVEVDGRTVPLRTPRAPIAAGLAYCSEDRKAEGLVADLSVADNLLLAMQAARGWMRPLPARTRSDLVERYIAALRIRPSAPDTPAGSLSGGNQQKVLLGRWLIMQPRLLILDEPTRGIDIGAKAEVQRLVAAQAQEGTAVLFISSELEEVLRLSHRVVVLRDRRVVNALDNEEGLDVDRVLAEIAEGGAP, from the coding sequence GTGGCAACCACGGCCGAGCCCGCCGTGCACATGAGCGGGATCGTGAAGGAATTCCCCGGCGTCCGGGCCCTGGACGGCGCCGGCCTGCGGCTCGACCCCGGCGAAGTCCACGCGCTGCTGGGAGAGAACGGGGCCGGCAAATCCACCCTGATCAAGATCCTGACCGGGGTGCACCGCCCGGACGGCGGCAGCATCAGCGTCCAGGGAGCGCCGGCCGACATCGCCGGCCCCCTCGACGCCGAACGCCACGGCATCGCCACCGTCTACCAGGAGGTGAACCTGTGTCCGAACCTGTCGGTGGCGGAGAACATCCTGCTGGGCCGTGAGCCGCGCGGACGGTTCGGGATCTCTCCGCGGCGCATGAACCGCCGCGCGGCCGAGCTGGCCCGCGGGATGGAACTCGACCTCGACGTCACGCGCGCCCTGGGCGACTACCCCATCGCCGTCCAGCAGCTCGTGTCCATCCTGCGGGCCGTCGACCTCGACGCCCGGGTGCTCGTGCTGGACGAACCCACCTCCAGCCTGGACCGCGACGAGGTGCGCATCCTGTTCGACCTGGTCGAGCGGCTGCGCTCGCGCGGCGTGGCGATCCTGTTCGTCACCCACTTCCTCGACCAGGTCTACGAGCTGTGCCAGCGCATGACCGTGCTGCGCAACGGGCGCCTGGTCGGGGAGTTCACCACGGCGGAGCTGAGCCAGCGCGATCTGATCGGGCACATGCTCGGCGAACAGGCCGGCGAGCTGGAGCGGGTGGAGGAGCACGCCCACAGCGGCGCCCTTCAGCCGGACGCGGCTCCGCTGCTGCAGGCCCGCGGGCTGGGCCGTTCGGGGGGCATCGCCCCCTACGACCTGGACATCGCCCCGGGCCGGATCGTGGGCCTGGCGGGGCTGCTGGGCTCCGGCAGGACCGAGGCCGCGCGGCTGCTGTTCGGCGCCGACCGCCCCGACACCGGAAGCGTGGAGGTCGACGGGCGGACGGTGCCGCTGCGCACGCCCCGCGCGCCGATCGCCGCGGGCCTGGCCTACTGCTCCGAGGACCGCAAAGCCGAAGGGCTGGTCGCCGACCTGTCGGTCGCCGACAACCTGCTGCTGGCTATGCAGGCCGCCCGCGGCTGGATGCGGCCGCTGCCCGCCCGGACCCGCTCCGACCTGGTCGAACGCTACATCGCCGCGCTGCGCATCCGCCCGTCCGCACCGGACACCCCCGCGGGATCGCTCAGCGGCGGCAACCAGCAGAAGGTGCTGCTGGGCCGGTGGCTGATCATGCAGCCCCGGCTGCTCATCCTCGACGAACCCACCCGCGGCATCGACATCGGCGCCAAGGCCGAGGTGCAGCGGCTGGTGGCCGCCCAGGCGCAGGAGGGTACCGCGGTGCTGTTCATCTCCTCCGAGCTGGAGGAGGTGCTGCGGCTGAGCCACCGGGTGGTGGTGCTGCGCGACCGGCGCGTGGTCAACGCGCTGGACAACGAAGAGGGCCTGGACGTCGACCGGGTGCTCGCCGAGATCGCGGAAGGGGGTGCGCCGTGA
- a CDS encoding ABC transporter substrate-binding protein gives MNKTLSTAAAAVALAAAATACSGGGGESQGQGGGDDAIVMGFSQVGAESGWRTANTESIKQAAQDAGIELKFSDAQQQQENQIQAIRNFIQQGVDVIAFSPVVESGWDTVLAEAKSAGIPVVLTDRAVDTDQEDVYETFLGSDFVEEGRKAGRWLVEEYADSDDGVDIVELQGTTGSAPAVDRKEGFTEIISEHDTFEIVASQDGDFTRSGGQEVMQAFLSSHDEIDVLYAHNDDMALGAIESIESAGLEPGEDITVISIDGIKDAFQAMADGKINLVVECNPLIGPQLMDLVEKVHAGEDVEERIKVEEDVYTQDEAEEALPNRKY, from the coding sequence ATGAACAAGACACTCTCGACAGCTGCGGCCGCCGTCGCACTCGCCGCGGCGGCGACCGCGTGCTCCGGAGGCGGCGGCGAAAGCCAGGGCCAGGGCGGCGGCGACGACGCCATCGTCATGGGCTTCTCCCAGGTGGGCGCCGAAAGCGGCTGGCGCACCGCCAACACCGAATCCATCAAGCAGGCCGCGCAGGATGCCGGCATCGAGCTGAAGTTCTCCGACGCCCAGCAGCAGCAGGAGAACCAGATCCAGGCGATCCGCAACTTCATCCAGCAGGGCGTCGACGTGATCGCCTTCTCGCCCGTCGTGGAGTCCGGCTGGGACACCGTCCTCGCCGAAGCCAAGTCCGCCGGCATCCCCGTCGTGCTGACCGACCGGGCGGTCGACACGGACCAGGAGGACGTCTACGAGACCTTCCTCGGCTCCGACTTCGTCGAAGAGGGCCGCAAGGCCGGCCGGTGGCTGGTCGAGGAGTACGCCGACTCCGACGACGGCGTCGACATCGTCGAGCTGCAGGGCACCACCGGATCCGCTCCGGCGGTCGACCGCAAGGAGGGCTTCACCGAGATCATCTCCGAGCACGACACGTTCGAGATCGTCGCGTCCCAGGACGGCGACTTCACTCGCTCGGGCGGCCAGGAGGTCATGCAGGCCTTCCTCAGCTCCCACGACGAGATCGACGTCCTCTACGCCCACAACGACGACATGGCGCTGGGCGCCATCGAGTCCATCGAATCCGCGGGCCTCGAACCGGGCGAGGACATCACCGTCATCTCCATCGACGGGATCAAGGACGCCTTCCAGGCGATGGCCGACGGCAAGATCAACCTGGTCGTGGAATGCAACCCGCTGATCGGCCCCCAGCTGATGGACCTCGTCGAGAAGGTCCACGCCGGTGAGGACGTCGAGGAGCGCATCAAGGTCGAGGAAGACGTCTACACCCAGGACGAGGCCGAGGAAGCGCTCCCCAACCGCAAGTACTGA